A single Drechmeria coniospora strain ARSEF 6962 chromosome 03, whole genome shotgun sequence DNA region contains:
- a CDS encoding DUF1713 domain protein produces the protein MLPLSVRRVVSSAPHAGLVSTLAPSQPKAAAVTVQLFSRGLQRRFSSSKPSSSGNGTDGVSPGQSVPASASARGGCKATADKRKRKSKDASDKMASFGKLPSVPSTHHMSQEALGLSSFFSLHRPISITQTMPMSVTDEHFASIFAPRTKSNKMSDTMSTLSSTIDRLDGPMAQMTIGGHHDDGGMGGGMHKLEVRNRDGSESGLYLQVDAMSGDFLPFRPPPLPQPQAADAEGHAAGALAEEEPHHRVYKAMFTIEESTEPDGQIRIVAHSPRIVTEQPQSFLGRMARRQARLHESLRRRDLHAISVKRQRKLRMKKKKYKKLMKRTRNLRRKLDRT, from the exons ATGCTGCCCTTGTCGGTTCGCCGCGTGGTTTCCTCCGCCCcccacgccggcctcgtctcgaCCCTCGCCCCGTCCCAACCcaaagcggcggcggttACCGTTCAACTTTTCAGCCGCGGCCTCCAGCGACGCTTCTCTTCATCGAAGCCCTCAAGCTCCGGTAATGGCACCGACGGCGTGTCTCCTGGACAGTCCGttcccgcctcggcctcggcccgtGGCGGTTGCAAGGCCACGGCCGACAAGAGGAAACGAAAGAGCAAGGATGCCTCCGACAAGATGGCCTCGTTCGGGAAGCTGCCCAGCGTCCCCAGCACCCATCACATGTCCCAAGAAG CTCTCGGTCTCTCCAGCTTCTTCTCCCTCCACCGCCCCATTTCCATCACGCAGACGATGCCGATGTCGGTGACGGACGAACATTTCGCCTCCATATTCGCGCCCCGGACGAAGAGCAATAAGATGTCGGATACCATGTCCACCTTGTCGAGCACCATCGACCGACTCGACGGCCCCATGGCTCAGATGACCATCGGTGGCcatcacgacgacggcggcatgggcggcggcatgcacAAGCTCGAGGTCCGGAACAGGGACGGCAGCGAGTCGGGCCTCTATCTCCAGGTCGACGCCATGTCTGGAGACTTCCTGCCCTTCCGTCCGCCTCCCCTTCCCCAGCCacaggcggccgacgccgaggggcacgccgccggcgccctggcggaggaggagcctCACCACCGTGTTTACAAGGCCATGTTCACCATCGAAGAGTCCACCGAGCCCGATGGCCAGATCCGAATCGTCGCCCACAGCCCTCGCATCGTCACCGAGCAGCCCCAGagcttcctcggccgcatgGCCCGCCGGCAGGCCCGCTTGCACGAGTCCCTGCGCCGACGGGACCTGCACGCCATCAGCGTCAAGAGGCAACGGAAGCTTCGaatgaagaagaagaagtaCAAGAAGCTGATGAAGCGGACGCGCAACCTGCGTCGCAAGCTGGACCGAACGTAG